A DNA window from Thermococcus sp. 4557 contains the following coding sequences:
- a CDS encoding toprim domain-containing protein has protein sequence MAIVDVRILVEGASDVEVVSKALQGLALGSEYNITISAIIPTTNVEIAKSAAAGADLLIIATDADRVGRDLAERLFSELGEMVGHVERMKLPLGHDLEHVDVELVRKELKNTLVRAGLKSLQILPEYMALRNQLLDLKGRYDGLTDEYKRLHGEYEALRKAYDELKAESEKLAEENSGLKALLENSKNVYRVEEAWKSLFPAEPVPDEAYIGTAVEKLGLTGRVIVGQGYIFAEDRSLVDELLRTVYLSIAIREEPEPKPPRPEPPKEEPPARAEPAGEEEVAESAEVKPEELENLLKGL, from the coding sequence ATGGCCATAGTCGATGTTAGAATCCTCGTGGAAGGTGCGAGCGACGTTGAGGTTGTAAGTAAGGCCCTTCAGGGCTTGGCTTTGGGAAGCGAGTACAACATCACGATTTCCGCGATAATCCCGACGACCAACGTAGAGATAGCGAAGAGCGCCGCCGCGGGCGCTGACCTCCTCATCATAGCGACCGACGCCGACAGGGTCGGAAGGGACCTGGCCGAGAGGCTCTTCAGCGAGCTGGGGGAGATGGTCGGGCACGTTGAAAGGATGAAGCTCCCCCTCGGCCACGATCTCGAGCACGTTGACGTTGAGCTCGTCAGGAAGGAGCTCAAGAACACCCTCGTCCGCGCCGGTCTCAAGAGCCTCCAGATACTCCCGGAGTACATGGCGCTCAGGAACCAGCTCCTCGACCTCAAGGGCCGCTACGATGGTCTCACGGATGAATACAAGCGCCTTCACGGCGAGTACGAGGCTCTGAGAAAGGCCTACGACGAGTTGAAGGCAGAGAGTGAAAAGCTCGCCGAGGAGAACTCGGGTCTTAAAGCCCTTCTTGAGAACAGTAAGAACGTTTATCGCGTTGAGGAGGCCTGGAAGTCCCTCTTCCCTGCCGAGCCGGTTCCGGACGAGGCGTACATTGGAACGGCCGTTGAGAAGCTCGGACTTACCGGCAGGGTCATAGTGGGTCAGGGATACATCTTCGCCGAGGACAGGTCTCTTGTGGACGAACTCCTCAGAACCGTCTACCTCAGCATAGCCATCCGGGAGGAGCCGGAGCCAAAGCCGCCCCGGCCGGAGCCTCCAAAGGAAGAGCCCCCCGCACGGGCCGAGCCAGCCGGGGAGGAAGAGGTTGCCGAGAGTGCGGAAGTGAAGCCTGAGGAGCTTGAAAACCTCCTGAAGGGCCTGTGA
- a CDS encoding glycosyltransferase family 2 protein, producing the protein MVDLGTAAGLVISILYLIWLFAGIVIYPIFLYYVILTMAGLRYNSRFKQSPIPPDDALPSVTILIPARNEAVVIKDTLRAMANLEYPKDKLEVLLLDDGSTDDTVRIAEEVAREYPFIRVVRVEGGGRGKSYVLNYGLKLARGEVIAVYDADNRPEPGALKMLVSMLDDETPAVTGKVRTINWNRNILTRFICMEYLYFQLAGQSGKSKLYKTAVLPGTNFVIRRDLLEELGGWDEEALAEDLELSFRIMAMGKRIAYNPLAITWEQEPESWRVWFRQRTRWAAGNVYTVREHIKRFREIPGWGLRFDLLLTLMVYYLLAIAVIVADVAFIALLVTFGNITWFTGAILSFVYLSFLLEIFAGLYDGKIRSVGCWLLALLMYYTYSQIWIFISLAGLWEAGKAKKVWYKTPRTAV; encoded by the coding sequence ATGGTCGACCTCGGCACCGCCGCTGGGCTCGTTATATCCATTCTGTACCTAATCTGGCTGTTCGCGGGGATAGTCATATACCCCATTTTCCTGTACTACGTGATTCTCACGATGGCCGGGTTGAGGTACAACTCCCGCTTCAAGCAGTCCCCGATACCGCCGGACGATGCCCTGCCCTCCGTCACCATCCTCATCCCCGCCCGGAACGAGGCCGTGGTGATAAAGGACACGCTCCGGGCGATGGCAAACCTCGAATATCCCAAAGATAAACTGGAGGTTCTCCTCCTGGACGACGGCTCCACGGACGACACGGTGAGGATAGCCGAGGAAGTCGCTAGGGAGTACCCGTTCATCAGGGTAGTCCGCGTTGAGGGCGGCGGCAGGGGGAAGAGCTACGTCCTGAACTACGGCCTCAAACTGGCAAGGGGTGAAGTTATAGCCGTCTACGACGCGGACAACCGGCCGGAGCCGGGCGCTCTTAAGATGCTCGTCTCGATGCTGGACGATGAGACGCCGGCAGTCACAGGCAAGGTGAGAACCATAAACTGGAACAGGAACATCCTCACAAGGTTCATATGCATGGAGTACCTCTACTTCCAGCTGGCCGGCCAGAGCGGAAAGAGCAAACTCTACAAAACCGCTGTGCTCCCGGGAACGAACTTCGTAATCAGGAGAGACCTGCTCGAAGAGCTCGGCGGCTGGGACGAAGAAGCCCTAGCTGAGGATCTGGAGCTGTCATTCAGGATAATGGCCATGGGTAAGAGAATAGCCTACAATCCACTCGCCATCACCTGGGAGCAGGAGCCCGAGAGCTGGCGCGTGTGGTTCAGGCAGAGGACGCGCTGGGCGGCCGGAAACGTCTACACCGTGAGGGAGCACATAAAGAGGTTCCGCGAGATTCCCGGATGGGGCCTGCGCTTTGACCTGCTCCTCACGCTGATGGTGTACTACCTCCTGGCGATAGCCGTCATAGTGGCGGACGTGGCCTTCATAGCGCTCCTGGTAACCTTCGGAAACATCACGTGGTTCACAGGGGCCATCCTGAGCTTCGTCTATCTATCATTCCTGCTGGAGATATTCGCCGGCCTCTACGACGGGAAGATAAGGAGCGTTGGCTGCTGGCTCCTTGCGCTGCTCATGTACTACACCTACTCCCAGATATGGATATTCATCTCACTGGCCGGCCTGTGGGAGGCTGGAAAGGCCAAGAAGGTGTGGTACAAGACCCCGCGGACGGCGGTTTAG
- the thiI gene encoding tRNA uracil 4-sulfurtransferase ThiI, with product MFNVVIVRYGEIGTKSRQTRRWFESILMNNIREALVSEEIEFKKVEARHGRILVKTNKAGEAVDVLRRVFGIVSLSPAMEIDAELDKINKTALKLFRKKKRELNLERPRFRVTARRITKEFPLKSPEIQAKVGEYLLENEESEVDLHNYDIEVGVELMEGKAYVFVDKIYAWGGLPIGTQGKVVALLSGGIDSPVAAFLMMKRGVEVIPVHIYMGEKTLEKVRKIWNQLKRYGYGGKGELIVVKPKERERILEKLREMKKEKYTCVFCKYMMVRHADRIAREFGAKGIVMGDSLGQVASQTLENMYIVSQATDLPIYRPLIGLDKEEIVRIAKEIGTFELSTLPEDEIPFIPKHPVIRGSWEEFRKLYRAVFGEEPRKRQC from the coding sequence ATGTTCAACGTGGTTATCGTCAGATACGGTGAGATAGGAACGAAATCCCGGCAGACGAGGAGATGGTTTGAGAGCATACTCATGAACAACATCCGCGAGGCCTTGGTGAGCGAGGAGATTGAGTTCAAAAAGGTCGAGGCGAGGCACGGAAGGATTCTCGTGAAGACGAATAAAGCGGGAGAGGCCGTTGACGTTCTCAGGAGGGTCTTCGGCATAGTGTCGCTCTCTCCCGCGATGGAGATCGATGCCGAGCTGGATAAGATAAACAAGACTGCGCTCAAGCTCTTCCGGAAGAAGAAGCGCGAGTTGAATCTCGAAAGGCCCCGCTTCCGTGTTACCGCGAGGAGAATCACCAAGGAGTTCCCCCTCAAGAGCCCAGAGATTCAGGCCAAGGTCGGCGAGTACCTCCTTGAGAACGAGGAGAGCGAGGTTGACCTCCACAACTACGACATCGAGGTCGGCGTCGAGCTGATGGAGGGCAAAGCATACGTCTTCGTTGACAAAATCTACGCCTGGGGCGGTCTTCCCATCGGCACCCAGGGCAAAGTGGTGGCACTGCTCAGCGGCGGCATTGACTCGCCGGTTGCCGCTTTCCTCATGATGAAGCGCGGCGTTGAGGTCATTCCCGTTCACATCTACATGGGCGAGAAGACCCTCGAGAAGGTGCGCAAGATATGGAACCAGCTCAAGCGGTACGGCTACGGCGGAAAGGGCGAGCTGATAGTCGTCAAGCCCAAAGAGCGCGAGAGAATCCTTGAGAAGTTGCGCGAGATGAAGAAGGAGAAGTACACCTGCGTCTTCTGCAAGTACATGATGGTGAGGCACGCGGATAGAATAGCGAGGGAGTTCGGGGCGAAGGGCATCGTCATGGGAGATTCCCTCGGACAGGTCGCCTCGCAGACCCTTGAGAACATGTACATAGTCAGCCAGGCGACGGACCTGCCGATATACCGTCCGCTCATTGGGCTCGACAAGGAGGAGATAGTCAGAATCGCCAAGGAGATAGGAACCTTCGAGCTCTCGACCCTGCCCGAGGACGAGATACCCTTCATCCCAAAGCATCCGGTCATAAGGGGCTCCTGGGAGGAGTTCAGAAAGCTCTACCGGGCGGTCTTCGGAGAGGAGCCCAGGAAAAGGCAGTGCTGA
- a CDS encoding DUF998 domain-containing protein, with protein MESGKLPAYLSTLLLVIFLVGLAVVLWKNPWFSFTENALSDMGSVRNPVNYYFNGFLMVFAVLGFIAAIGTLRNGLSYLMPLAMVLLFLVGVFPEEYAPHAPAAVLFYVLALADIAIVGIKLGRSGASAGYVWSVLAVLTFALMLYLVKARVFKGLAIPELVGAATILAWFTYIGLLQLRGFKL; from the coding sequence GTGGAATCTGGGAAGCTCCCCGCCTATCTCTCGACCCTCCTCCTCGTTATTTTCCTGGTGGGATTGGCGGTAGTTCTCTGGAAGAACCCCTGGTTCTCCTTCACGGAAAACGCCCTGAGCGACATGGGCTCAGTACGGAACCCCGTGAACTACTACTTCAACGGCTTCCTGATGGTCTTCGCGGTTCTCGGTTTCATAGCCGCCATCGGCACTCTGAGAAACGGTCTGTCCTACCTGATGCCCCTCGCGATGGTCCTCCTGTTCCTCGTGGGAGTTTTTCCCGAGGAGTACGCGCCGCACGCTCCAGCCGCTGTTCTCTTCTACGTCCTAGCTCTGGCGGACATAGCCATCGTCGGAATAAAACTCGGCCGTTCAGGTGCATCTGCCGGTTATGTCTGGAGCGTTCTGGCGGTTCTCACCTTCGCCCTGATGCTCTATCTCGTTAAGGCGAGGGTCTTCAAGGGGCTCGCGATTCCGGAGCTGGTTGGTGCGGCCACTATACTTGCGTGGTTCACCTACATCGGCCTGCTCCAGCTCAGGGGTTTCAAACTCTGA
- the pfkC gene encoding ADP-specific phosphofructokinase — translation MGLLDEARKLSVYTAYNTNVDAITFLKGDIVQRLIDEFGAEAVRKRMDDYPREINEPLDFVARLVHALKTGKPMAVPLVNEELHAWFDSHFKYDVERMGGQAGIIANLLANLDFKRVLVYTPHLARKQAKMFMDRPNLAYPVVEDGRLAFKHPREAYREGDPIKVNRIFEFRAGTTFRLGNETIQVPFSGRFIVSARFESIRIYTDPELKPFLPEIGLQVDGAILSGYQGIKLRYSDGKDANHYLREAKKDILLLKREKDVKVHLEFASIQNRELRKKVIYNLFPLVDSVGMDEAEIAHVLNALGYSKLSDRIFTYNRIEDTVLGGKILIDEMNLEVLQIHTIYYIMYITHSDNPLSEDELRSSLELATTLAAARASLGEIRSPEDFKVGTSVPYNERGEYVKLRFEEAKRRLRTREYKVVIIPTRLVRNPVSTVGLGDTISAGAFTSYLAMLRKKGAL, via the coding sequence ATGGGGCTCCTGGACGAGGCAAGGAAGCTTTCGGTGTACACGGCCTACAACACGAACGTCGATGCGATAACCTTTCTGAAAGGGGATATAGTGCAGAGGCTCATAGACGAGTTTGGGGCCGAAGCGGTCAGGAAGCGAATGGATGACTATCCCAGAGAGATAAACGAGCCCTTGGACTTCGTTGCCAGGCTGGTACACGCTCTCAAGACAGGCAAGCCGATGGCGGTGCCCCTCGTCAACGAGGAGCTCCACGCGTGGTTTGACTCCCACTTCAAATACGACGTTGAGAGGATGGGCGGTCAGGCCGGAATCATAGCCAATCTCCTGGCGAATCTGGACTTCAAGCGGGTGCTGGTTTACACCCCCCACCTCGCGAGGAAGCAGGCCAAGATGTTCATGGACAGGCCCAACCTTGCATACCCAGTCGTCGAGGACGGCAGGTTGGCCTTCAAACACCCACGCGAGGCCTACAGGGAGGGCGACCCGATAAAGGTCAACCGCATCTTCGAGTTCCGCGCGGGAACGACCTTCAGGCTCGGAAACGAGACGATACAGGTTCCATTCTCGGGCAGGTTCATCGTCTCGGCCCGCTTCGAGAGCATAAGGATTTACACCGACCCCGAGCTGAAGCCGTTTCTGCCGGAGATAGGCCTCCAGGTTGATGGAGCCATTCTGTCTGGCTACCAGGGGATAAAGCTCCGCTATTCAGACGGGAAGGACGCGAACCACTACCTCAGGGAGGCCAAAAAGGACATACTCCTGCTCAAGCGCGAGAAGGACGTTAAGGTTCACCTGGAGTTCGCCTCGATACAGAACCGCGAGCTCAGGAAGAAGGTCATCTACAATCTCTTCCCGCTCGTTGACAGCGTTGGCATGGACGAGGCGGAGATAGCCCACGTCCTCAACGCCCTCGGCTACTCCAAGCTCTCGGACAGGATTTTCACATACAACCGCATCGAGGACACGGTTCTCGGCGGAAAAATCCTCATAGACGAGATGAACCTCGAGGTGCTCCAGATACACACGATTTACTACATCATGTACATCACCCACTCCGACAACCCGCTGAGCGAGGACGAGCTGAGGAGCAGTCTTGAGCTCGCAACAACCCTGGCCGCTGCCCGCGCGTCCCTCGGGGAAATCCGCTCGCCGGAGGACTTCAAAGTGGGCACCAGCGTACCGTACAACGAGCGCGGGGAGTACGTCAAACTGCGCTTCGAGGAGGCGAAGAGGCGCCTGAGAACCAGGGAGTACAAGGTCGTCATAATCCCGACGAGGCTCGTCAGGAACCCGGTCTCAACGGTGGGCCTGGGCGACACAATCTCCGCCGGGGCCTTCACGAGCTACCTCGCGATGCTGAGGAAGAAGGGGGCGCTTTGA
- the xerA gene encoding site-specific tyrosine recombinase/integron integrase: MEVPELIEEYETYLDLEGKSPNTIRMYSYYVRRYLEWGGSPNARSALRFLARLRKEGYSNRSLNLVVQALRSYFRFEGYDEEAEKLKPPKVPRSLPKALTREEVKRLLSVIPPTKKRDRLIVLLLYGAGLRVSELCNLKRRDVDLERSTIVVRGGKGAKDRVIPIPEFLAKEIRAYLETRSDDSEYLLVEERRREKDRLSTKTVWYLLKRYGVRAGVEVTPHKLRHSFATHMLENGVDIRAIQELLGHSNLSTTQIYTKVTVEHLRKAQEKARLIEGLME, from the coding sequence ATGGAAGTCCCCGAGCTGATAGAGGAGTACGAGACCTACCTCGACCTCGAGGGGAAGAGCCCTAACACGATTAGGATGTACTCCTACTACGTGCGCCGGTATCTGGAGTGGGGCGGCTCCCCAAACGCCCGCTCCGCCCTCCGTTTTCTCGCCAGGCTTAGGAAGGAAGGTTACTCCAACAGGAGCCTCAACCTCGTGGTTCAGGCCCTGCGCTCCTACTTCCGCTTCGAGGGCTACGATGAAGAGGCCGAGAAGCTCAAGCCCCCGAAGGTCCCCAGGAGTCTCCCGAAGGCTCTGACGCGCGAGGAGGTTAAGAGGCTTCTCTCGGTTATTCCGCCGACAAAAAAGCGCGATAGGCTTATAGTTCTCCTCCTCTACGGCGCAGGTCTGCGCGTCAGCGAGCTGTGCAACCTCAAGAGGCGCGACGTTGACCTGGAGCGCTCCACCATCGTGGTTCGGGGAGGCAAGGGTGCCAAGGACCGCGTCATACCCATTCCGGAGTTCCTTGCAAAGGAGATACGGGCATACCTCGAAACGCGCTCCGACGACAGCGAGTACCTCCTCGTCGAGGAGAGAAGGAGAGAAAAGGACAGGCTCTCCACCAAAACCGTGTGGTACCTCCTGAAGCGCTACGGTGTCAGGGCCGGCGTTGAGGTCACGCCCCACAAGCTCCGCCACAGCTTCGCGACCCACATGCTCGAAAACGGCGTCGATATAAGGGCCATCCAGGAGCTCCTCGGCCACTCGAACCTCTCAACGACGCAGATTTACACCAAGGTTACCGTCGAGCACCTCAGAAAGGCGCAGGAGAAGGCGAGGCTGATAGAGGGGCTGATGGAGTGA
- a CDS encoding M42 family metallopeptidase, translating into MVDYELLKRIIEAPGVSGYEFLGVRDVVIEAFKPYVDEITVDKLGNVIAHKKGKGPKVMLAGHMDQIGLMVTHIEKNGFLRVAPVGGVDPRTLIAQRFKVWIGPNEFVYGVGGSVPPHIQKPEQRSKAPTWDQVFIDIGAESKEEAEEMGVRIGTVITWDGRLERLGKHRLVSIAHDDRIAVYILVEAARQLAETDADVYFVATVQEEVGLRGAKVSSFGIDPDYGFALDVTIAADVPGTPEHKQITQLGKGVAIKIMDRSVICHPTIVRWMEELAKKHEIPYQWDILTGGGTDAGAIHLNKAGVPSGGISIPARYIHSNTEVVDERDVDAAVKLTVKVLEEIPELKL; encoded by the coding sequence ATGGTTGACTACGAGCTTCTCAAAAGGATTATAGAGGCGCCGGGCGTTTCCGGCTACGAGTTCCTCGGCGTCAGGGACGTTGTTATCGAGGCCTTTAAGCCCTACGTCGACGAGATAACCGTCGACAAGCTCGGCAACGTTATCGCCCACAAGAAGGGCAAGGGCCCGAAGGTCATGCTCGCTGGACATATGGACCAGATTGGCCTCATGGTGACCCACATCGAGAAGAACGGATTCCTCCGCGTTGCACCGGTTGGCGGTGTTGACCCGAGGACGCTCATCGCCCAGCGCTTCAAGGTCTGGATCGGCCCGAACGAGTTCGTCTACGGCGTCGGTGGAAGCGTTCCGCCGCACATCCAGAAGCCGGAGCAGAGGAGCAAGGCCCCGACCTGGGACCAGGTCTTCATAGACATAGGCGCCGAGAGCAAGGAAGAGGCCGAGGAGATGGGCGTTAGGATAGGCACCGTCATCACCTGGGACGGAAGGCTCGAGAGGCTCGGAAAGCACCGCCTCGTCAGCATAGCCCACGACGACAGGATAGCGGTTTACATCCTCGTCGAGGCCGCGAGGCAGCTGGCCGAGACTGACGCAGATGTCTACTTCGTCGCGACCGTTCAGGAGGAGGTCGGCCTCCGCGGTGCGAAGGTCTCGTCCTTCGGCATAGACCCCGACTACGGCTTTGCCCTTGACGTCACCATAGCGGCCGACGTTCCGGGAACGCCGGAGCACAAGCAGATAACCCAGCTCGGAAAGGGCGTCGCGATTAAGATAATGGACCGCTCCGTCATCTGCCACCCGACCATCGTCCGCTGGATGGAGGAGCTCGCCAAGAAGCACGAGATTCCCTACCAGTGGGACATCCTCACCGGCGGCGGAACCGACGCGGGAGCGATACACCTCAACAAGGCCGGCGTTCCGAGCGGCGGAATAAGCATTCCAGCGCGCTACATTCACTCCAACACGGAGGTCGTTGACGAGCGCGACGTCGATGCGGCGGTTAAGCTGACCGTCAAGGTTCTTGAGGAGATTCCGGAGCTCAAGCTCTGA
- a CDS encoding aspartate/glutamate racemase family protein, which produces MYGWRGRLGLIVPSSNTTMEMELHSALPEGVSLHTARVPLKNVTEEELVKMNAMAVESARLLRDAGVELILYGCTSGSFIGGKDYEKEIEAKIEEEVNVPVVSTSTAVVEALKILDAQAVLVITPYTDEINAREKEFLEANDFEILDIRGLGIEDNTQIGKLEPHEAYRLAKASFMDEADAIFISCTNLRTFEIIEVLEEDLGVPVVTSNQASLWLALRQMDVMERIPGLGRLFIDF; this is translated from the coding sequence ATGTACGGATGGAGAGGCAGGCTTGGTCTTATCGTTCCATCATCGAACACTACAATGGAGATGGAGCTTCACTCCGCGCTCCCCGAAGGAGTCTCCCTTCACACGGCGAGGGTTCCGCTGAAGAACGTCACGGAGGAAGAACTTGTCAAGATGAACGCCATGGCCGTTGAGAGTGCCAGGCTTCTGCGTGACGCGGGCGTTGAGCTTATCCTCTACGGCTGCACGAGCGGCTCATTCATAGGAGGAAAGGACTACGAGAAGGAAATCGAGGCGAAGATCGAGGAGGAGGTAAACGTTCCCGTGGTCAGCACGAGTACGGCCGTTGTCGAGGCCCTTAAGATACTCGACGCCCAGGCGGTACTCGTGATAACCCCCTACACCGACGAGATAAACGCGCGGGAGAAGGAGTTCCTCGAGGCCAACGACTTCGAGATTCTTGACATCCGGGGACTGGGGATAGAGGACAACACCCAGATTGGAAAGCTCGAACCCCACGAGGCCTACCGCCTCGCCAAGGCGAGCTTCATGGACGAGGCCGATGCGATTTTCATCAGCTGCACCAACCTCAGAACCTTCGAGATAATCGAAGTTCTCGAGGAGGACCTCGGCGTCCCGGTCGTTACGAGCAACCAGGCATCGCTTTGGCTGGCCCTCCGCCAGATGGATGTTATGGAGCGGATCCCCGGGTTGGGGAGGTTATTCATCGATTTCTGA
- the sfsA gene encoding DNA/RNA nuclease SfsA — protein MTTLLKLSVVPCIFRKRLNRFVALVEVDGEERRALVTNTGRLEEFMVPGRKAFCTPKTGGKTDFVLVAFDDHGGKGAVIDTRTQAKAFEQAVELGLVPWLSGCRIKRKEIAVGKSRLDYLFECPEGEVYAEMKSAVLRGGERGEYAMYPDCPSVRGRKHIRELIELSKAGKKAMIFFIGAMPGVEKFRPYGRGDSEIARLLREADKVGVEIHALGISLLPDGRVVLERPSLEIEL, from the coding sequence ATGACGACCCTGCTGAAGCTCAGTGTGGTCCCCTGCATCTTCCGCAAAAGGCTCAACCGCTTCGTGGCGCTGGTCGAGGTTGATGGTGAGGAGAGGAGAGCCCTGGTGACCAACACCGGCCGATTGGAGGAGTTCATGGTTCCGGGCAGGAAGGCCTTCTGCACGCCCAAGACCGGCGGAAAGACGGACTTCGTTCTGGTTGCCTTCGATGACCATGGAGGAAAAGGAGCGGTGATAGACACCAGAACCCAGGCCAAAGCCTTCGAGCAGGCGGTGGAGCTTGGTTTGGTACCCTGGCTGAGCGGCTGCCGGATAAAGCGGAAGGAAATCGCGGTCGGCAAATCGCGCCTCGATTACCTCTTTGAATGCCCCGAGGGCGAGGTCTACGCCGAGATGAAGAGCGCCGTCCTGCGAGGGGGTGAAAGAGGGGAGTACGCGATGTATCCGGACTGTCCGAGCGTCAGGGGGCGGAAGCACATCAGGGAGCTTATAGAGCTCTCGAAAGCTGGGAAGAAAGCCATGATCTTCTTCATCGGCGCGATGCCGGGCGTTGAAAAGTTCAGGCCCTACGGGAGGGGCGACTCGGAGATAGCGAGGCTCCTTAGAGAGGCGGACAAGGTAGGCGTTGAAATCCACGCGCTGGGCATATCCCTTCTGCCAGATGGGAGGGTCGTTCTTGAGAGGCCGAGTCTTGAAATCGAGCTCTAA
- a CDS encoding ATP-binding protein, producing the protein MNVQYFWYGTAYQMLLKIGTVYRTMKSEDIKRYIRLFHERDLPQVVKRELEPSLNKGKATVIIGPRRSGKTYLLYSIVGDERERYVYLNFENPLLFGITGRDFPGVVDAYFDLYPENVGGEVFFLLDEIQNVPNWEIGVRYLLDEDFMVAVTGSSSRLLSREVATQLRGRGISYTLLPLSFREFLRFRGVDFKKRDLYGRKVHVIKNLLDEYLRYGAFPEVALLGDKVRILEEYLSVMITKDVVERHGIRNVALIEALVKLLLSNYAKYTSYSSIHRFLKSEFGTSKTTVLEYLRALEDSFFVFFLPKFARSEKESLRAPKKVYLIDTGLALFSKKDPARDIENAVFLELLRRKHYLNPLLNIYYYGGSGEKEVDFVVSESGKTVELIQVTLSLKDARERELSAIVRAGKNLGCENLTVVTLEEEETIEMDGRRINVVPLWKFLLGLTPSAPLSASPSPAPF; encoded by the coding sequence TTGAACGTTCAATATTTTTGGTACGGTACAGCGTACCAAATGCTTTTAAAGATTGGTACAGTATATCGTACCATGAAGTCTGAGGACATCAAACGCTATATCCGCCTTTTCCATGAGAGGGATTTACCACAGGTTGTGAAAAGGGAGCTAGAGCCCTCTCTGAACAAGGGGAAGGCAACGGTGATAATTGGTCCAAGACGCTCCGGGAAGACGTATCTCCTTTATTCCATAGTTGGAGATGAAAGGGAACGCTACGTTTACCTGAACTTTGAGAACCCCCTCCTGTTCGGGATAACTGGACGGGACTTTCCTGGAGTTGTTGATGCGTACTTTGACCTCTATCCTGAGAACGTTGGGGGCGAGGTCTTCTTCCTTCTCGACGAGATTCAGAACGTCCCCAACTGGGAAATCGGCGTAAGGTATCTCCTTGACGAGGATTTCATGGTTGCGGTTACGGGTTCGTCCTCACGGCTGCTTTCAAGGGAGGTTGCGACCCAGCTGAGAGGACGCGGAATTTCATACACACTCCTCCCCCTCTCGTTTCGGGAGTTCCTCCGATTTAGGGGGGTGGACTTTAAAAAGCGCGACCTCTACGGCAGAAAGGTACATGTGATAAAAAATCTTCTGGATGAATACTTAAGATACGGCGCCTTCCCTGAGGTGGCCCTGCTCGGCGATAAGGTTAGAATACTTGAAGAGTACCTTTCGGTGATGATAACGAAGGACGTCGTAGAGAGGCACGGGATAAGGAACGTGGCCCTGATTGAGGCCCTTGTCAAGCTTCTGCTTTCGAACTACGCGAAGTACACCTCGTACAGCTCAATCCACCGCTTCCTCAAGTCCGAGTTTGGAACATCAAAAACGACGGTCCTCGAATACCTCAGAGCACTTGAAGACTCATTCTTCGTCTTCTTCCTTCCGAAGTTTGCCCGCTCCGAAAAAGAGTCCCTCAGAGCCCCCAAGAAGGTTTACCTCATCGATACCGGCCTGGCCCTTTTTTCAAAAAAGGACCCCGCAAGGGATATTGAAAACGCCGTGTTCCTTGAGCTTCTCAGAAGGAAGCACTATCTGAACCCGCTTCTCAACATTTACTACTACGGTGGTTCCGGCGAGAAGGAGGTTGATTTCGTCGTCTCGGAGTCGGGAAAGACTGTGGAACTGATTCAGGTGACCTTAAGCCTCAAGGATGCACGGGAGCGGGAGCTATCTGCCATCGTTAGAGCCGGCAAAAATCTCGGCTGCGAGAATCTCACGGTTGTGACACTCGAGGAGGAGGAAACCATTGAAATGGATGGCCGCAGAATAAACGTTGTCCCGCTCTGGAAGTTCCTGCTCGGGCTCACTCCATCAGCCCCTCTATCAGCCTCGCCTTCTCCTGCGCCTTTCTGA
- a CDS encoding nitroreductase family protein: MELDDAILNRTSVRYFEEKNVPEEHVRELVEAAVRAPTASGLENWKFVVFGSEKAREKLYGLIAEGMIRYYRAVNLPDEKIEKLKKRMYESGMYRAPVYIAVFIDRRVRFLKGSEFDEPEFIWSVESAAMAIQNLMLKAVELGLGTVYIGVTNFRGIEEEVRGLAGLDENHYLVGVIPVGYPREEARPRKRRKSIDEVLRFV, translated from the coding sequence GTGGAGCTGGACGACGCGATATTGAACAGGACTTCCGTGAGGTATTTTGAGGAGAAGAACGTCCCTGAGGAGCACGTTAGAGAGCTTGTGGAAGCCGCGGTGAGGGCACCGACCGCGAGCGGTCTGGAGAACTGGAAGTTCGTGGTCTTTGGGAGTGAAAAAGCGAGGGAAAAGCTCTACGGCCTCATAGCTGAAGGCATGATTCGATACTACCGCGCCGTGAACCTGCCCGATGAGAAGATAGAGAAGCTCAAGAAACGCATGTACGAAAGCGGAATGTACCGTGCGCCGGTTTACATCGCGGTCTTCATCGACAGGCGCGTCCGCTTCCTCAAAGGGAGCGAGTTCGACGAGCCTGAGTTCATCTGGAGTGTGGAGAGCGCGGCGATGGCCATCCAGAACCTCATGCTCAAGGCCGTTGAGCTCGGTCTCGGGACGGTCTACATAGGCGTTACTAATTTTCGGGGCATAGAGGAGGAAGTCCGGGGGCTTGCGGGCCTCGACGAGAATCACTACCTCGTTGGGGTCATCCCGGTCGGCTATCCGCGGGAGGAGGCACGGCCTAGAAAACGGAGAAAAAGCATCGACGAGGTGCTCAGGTTCGTCTGA